Within Aureibacillus halotolerans, the genomic segment GTCCTCAGCATTCTTCTTTGCGAGTGGAGAGATATCAACTGGATGCCCGTAAATAAACGTTGGTTGAACAAGGAGGTGTTCCACCTTTTGTTCAAAAAACTCATTGACCACATGCCCAAAGTCCATCCGTGCTTCTATCTCCACGTTGTTCTCTTTTGCAAGAGCATGCGCTTCTTCCTTTGACATACGGGTCCAAAAGTTCACTCCCGTATGCTCTGCAATGGCATCCACCATATGCTGTCTTTTCCATTTAGGAGTCAATTGAACCGTATGCTCCCCATACTGAACTTCCTGTGTTCCTAAAACCTCTTGAGCCACATGCGCGATCAGGTTCTCTGTCAACTCCATGATGTCATTGTAGTCGGCATACGCCTCATACAACTCAATCATCGTAAATTCAGGGTTATGCCGTGTCGACAAACCTTCATTTCGAAACACCCTACCAATTTCATAAACCTTCTCAAGACCACCTACAATGAGGCGTTTCAGATGAAGTTCAATGGCAATCCTCATATAAAGCTGCATATCCAACGCATTATGATGGGTAATGAATGGCTTTGCGGACGCACCACCAGCAATGCTATGCATCATTGGTGTTTCAACTTCAAGATATCCTTTTTCATCTAGATAACGACGCATGGATCGAAGGATTTTACTGCGTGTAATAAAGGTTTGCTTGCTCTCATCATTTGTCATGAGATCCAAATACCGCTGACGATACCTTTGCTCTATATCTTTAAGGCCGTGGTATTTCTCTGGCAATGGGCGAAGGGATTTAGACAGCATGACAACATCGCTCGCCTTTATTGATAGCTCACCTACGTTGGTTTTGAACATCTGTCCTTTTACGCCCACAATATCCCCGATGTCAGCCACGGTGAAGATATCATAGTCTTCGTCTCCAACTGTGTCTTTTCGAACATACAATTGAATTTGACCAGACAAGTCCTGAATATGAGCAAAGCCTGCTTTCCCCTTGCCACGTTTGGTCATGATTCTTCCAGCAATAATGACCTGATCTGATTTCGATTCAAGCTCTTCTTTAGAAAACTCGTCATAGGCTGCAAACAAATCAGTAGCTAAATGCGTTCGCTCAAATTTTCCACCAAAGGGATCAATGCCTTTTGCCTGAAGAGCCGTTAATTTATCACGACGAACCTGTAACTGATCGCTTTGTTCTTCATTACTCAATTCCACCACTCCGATTCTTGGTCGTATTTACACCGCTTGCTGCCCTTCGTGATCAAACTGCTGAATAAACTCATTCAATACGTCTGCGATGTGATCTCTCGTTTCACAGTGATTGATTAGCTTACGTGCTTGCGCATTTCCTTTTAGCCCTTTTAAGTACCAAGCAGCATGTTTACGCATTTCTTTGACGGCGATATCTTCATTTTTCAAGGCAATTAAGCGATCCATATGCAACATGCATACATCGATTTTTTCTTGTGGGGACGGCTCACCAACAATTTCGCCAGTCTCCAAGTATTTCACAGTACGATAAATCATCCATGGATTTCCTAGCGCTGCACGTCCAATCATGACACCATCTGCACCAGTGGTATCCAGCAAACGTTGTGCATCCTGTGGCGTTTCGACATCTCCATTCCCAATGACAGGAATGGACACCGCCTGCTTTACTTCACGAATGATGTCCCAGTTGGCGTGTCCTTCATACATTTGCACACGGGTACGCCCATGCAAAGAAACAGCCTGACCACCCGCTCGTTCAATCGCTTGTGCATTTTCTACTGCATAAATATGATCAGAGTCCCAGCCCATTCTCATTTTGACGGTCACCGGTTTTTTCACTGCATCAACAACAGCAGAAACCATTTCATAAATTTTATTAGGGTCTAAAAGCCATTTCGCTCCAGCATCACATTTTGTGATTTTCGGCACAGGACACCCCATGTTAATGTCAATGATATCGGCAGTTGAATTTTCATCAACAAATTTGGCCGCTTCTACCAAGCTGTCCTTTTCCCCACCAAATATTTGCAAACTCATTGGTTTTTCACGTTCATCTATATACAACATGTTTAATGTCTTTTCATTTTTAAACATAATGCCTTTGTCGCTTACCATCTCAGCGCACACGAGACCTGCTCCAAATTCTTTGACGGTTAATCGGAAGGCTGAATTGCAGACTCCCGCCATTGGGGCTAAAACAACCTTATTCGGAATGGTGATGTCTCCGATTTTAAACATTGCATTCATCTCTCCTTATGTTTTGACGGGGTAAGCTCTTCAATCGTCACATCAAGACTCCTAGCGATATCAGCCACGAGGACATCGTCAGGCACTCGATTGCCGCGTTCAATATCTCCTAACACGGACACAGAAACCCCTACATGTCTTGCGAATTTTTGTTGCGTAAACCCTTTTAGCTTTCGAAAAGCGCGAATACGTCGTCCCCACTGGTCTGCTTCCATACATAGACTCCTTTTTTGTCAGGCAGGTGGTCAATTAACTCAGACAAGCTTTGCGCTTCACCAGGAATGACAAACGTGCCCGACAAAACGTCGGAAAGTGGTCGCAAAACGAAAAGGCGCTGCGCCATTCTAGGGTGGGGGATGTCCAAGTCATCTGTTTTTACATTCTCCATATTATATAACAGGATGTCAATGTCTAGCGTCCTCGGACCCCAATACACATCCCGTGTGCGGTGATGTTTTTTTTCAACACTCGATGTGTATTGAAACAGCTCATCAGGCGAAAGGGGGGATCGTAGTTCGACGACCATATTGAGAAATTGTGACTGCTCCTCGAAACCGACCGGATCCGTTTCATAAATCGATGACAGCTTGACGACCTCAATTGAAGGCAATGCCTGCAAATCGTACACCGCGAGCTTAAGGTAGTTTTCACGGTCACCAATATTTGAGCCTAGTGCTATGAAATATGAATTCACGACGTCGACCTCATTCGCTCAATTTCTATCGCTACATGCTCATAATGACCTGGTATAGGGGGATCTGGTTTAATAATACGTAGTGAAAGGCCGTCCACGATTTCAAACTTGCTAAAGATGTTCGCTGCAATTCGTTCCGCTAGAGCCTCAAGAAGCTTGACAGGCTCGCCCTCAATCACCTTCTGAACCGTCTCAAAAATCGCTGCGTAATTAACCGTTTGTTGCAAATCATCGTTCTCGCCCGCCGCACGCAAATCACAATACAGCTCTATATCAGCTAAAAAGCGTTGTCCTAACTTGTTTTCCTCAGAAAACACACCGTGATAGCCGTAAAACGACATGCCCTTCACAATAATCTTATCCACGTTGTTCACCCTTTCCGAGCAATGCGTCCATCATTTTTGTCATTCTTCCCATCGCCTGCACATCATGGACTCGCACCATAGCTACTCCTTGCATGACACCATAGCATACCGTCGCCCCAGTTCCCTCAAGACGTTGATCGACGGGGAGATCGAGCACTTGTCCAATAAACGATTTACGTGAGGTCCCCAATAAAACTGGATAAGGCCATGCACATATGGTGTGCAATTGTCGCATCATGTCCATGTTTTGCTGAGGGGTCTTCGCAAAACCTATGCCAGGATCGAGAATAAGGTGATCATCCTTTATGCCTGCCTTTAATGCGATCTCAATTTGCCGTTCTAAATCAGCCAACACATCCGTATTAAAATCAGCATAGTCGGTTGTCGTTCGGTTATGTGTGAGTACATAATGGGCGTCGGCATTTGCAGCCACAGTGAGAATATCCGGATCAATGATGCCGCCCCACACATCATTGATCACGGTGGCTCCAGCTTTCACAGCCGCTTCAGCCACACTCGCTTTATACGTATCAATGGAGATCGGCACGTCCGTTTCCGCTGCCAGCGACCGGATGACCGGAATGACACGGAGAATTTCTTCCTCTGCATCTACAAGTTCCGCTCCAGGCCGCGTCGATTCTCCGCCGACATCAAGCACATCTGCCCCCTCCTCCACAAGCTTGATTCCGTGCGCTGTGGCCGTTTCAACCGTATTGTATTTTCCTCCATCCGAGAAGGAGTCTGGTGTCGCGTTAACAATTCCCATCACATGCGTTTTGGTCGCCAATGCCGCACGCGTGAGTGTTGTACGTGGTTTTGATTCCATCCCATCTTCCCCTCTACAATCCTATTTCATTTCTGCCCATTAGGTGATGTGTATATTCTTGATAAGCCTTTTGCAGCTGCTGTGTGATCGTGCTGTCTTCAACAACCATTTCATTGTCACCCATCCCTATTAGAGGAACAATGCCTTGGACGCTGTTCGTCACGAACGCCTCACTAGCACTTAAAGCATGTTCGGGCGTATAGCAACCGATCTCCGCCTTGATGCCGAGAACATCACATAACCGGAGGACAAACTGCCTCGTGATCCCATCCAGTGCCCCTGTACAACAATCTGGTGTATAGACAACCCTCTCTTTAACCCAAAAAAGGTTGGATAAGATTCCTTCTGCCACATGACCGCCTTGTGATAAAAACAGTCCCTCTGTTTGAGTATCCTTAACCTCTTGTCGTGCGAGTATATTGTTTATATAGTGATGGGCTTTCATACGGAAGTCACCTTCGGGAGTGTTGCGGCGTGTACGCAAAAAGTGCCCCTTTTTCCTGACGGGGGCATTTTTGTCCAACGCTTTGCTATACATAATCACATTTGGTGCTTGATAGGGCCTACCAGAAAGGCCAATGCCCTCTTCGCCAGCCGTTACGGTTAAGCGAATGTATCGGTCTTGCTCTACTTCCTGTGCCAGTAGCAGCTGCAAAGCGTCTAAACATTCATCCTTTGTCATGGACCATTCAACTTGCAAAGCGTTCAAGCTCCGCTTCAACCGCTCCCAATGATCTTCAAAAAGAAAGGGATGGCCGTCATACGTTCGAAATGTTTCAAAACAAGCAGCGCCATAGAGAAAACCGTGGTCGAGCAATGAGACCGACCACTCGCTTTCTTTTAGAATGCGACCGTTCATATAGATGTGCATTCTTTTTCCTTTCCAGGCTCTTTTGTGTACATGGTCAAAAAGTTTTTCAGAAGCGTCTTTCCTGCATCTGTCATAATCGACTCGGGGTGAAATTGAACTGCTTCAAGGGGCAGCTCTTTGTGGCGAATCGCCATAATTTCACCTTCCGCCGTTTCTGCCGAGATGTCAAAGCACGCTGGAAGACTAGGACGCTCAACGATAAGTGAATGGTACCTTGTTGCAATAAAAGGATTGTCCAATCCATGAAAAATGGTTTTTCCATCGTGCATGATCGGAGAAGTTTTCCCATGCATTAGCCGTTCTGCACGAACGACCTTTCCGCCAAACGCCTGAGCGATTGATTGATGACCTAAGCACACACCTAGCACCGGTATATGATAAGGCACCTTTTCTGCCACTTCGAGACTAATGCCGGCTTCATCTGGGGAACATGGGCCTGGTGAAATCACAACTGCTTCAGGAGCCATTTGCAAAATCTCATCAACAGTAATCTCGTTGTTTCGCTTCACCACAATGGGCTTCCCAAGCTCTCCTATATATTGCACAAGGTTATACGTAAAGGAATCATAGTTATCAATCATTAAAATCATCGTCTCAACTCTCCTCTTCTCGTCTACTATTCACTCAACTCAGCTTCCGCTCGTTCAACAGCCTGCCATACTGCCGCTGCTTTTTTTAACGCCTCTTTAAATTCCCACTCTGGAACAGAATCACTGACAATGCCTGCCCCCGATTGCACATACGCCGTTTTCGCCTTCACAAGCATAGAACGAATAATGATATTCATTTCCATGTCCCCATGAAACCCAATCCAACCAACAGAGCCAGTATAAAATCCGCGGCGTACAGGCTCAAGCTCATCAATGATCTCCATTGTTCGTAGCTTTGGTGCACCTGTAATTGTGCCTCCAGGAAAGACGGC encodes:
- the lysS gene encoding lysine--tRNA ligase, which gives rise to MSNEEQSDQLQVRRDKLTALQAKGIDPFGGKFERTHLATDLFAAYDEFSKEELESKSDQVIIAGRIMTKRGKGKAGFAHIQDLSGQIQLYVRKDTVGDEDYDIFTVADIGDIVGVKGQMFKTNVGELSIKASDVVMLSKSLRPLPEKYHGLKDIEQRYRQRYLDLMTNDESKQTFITRSKILRSMRRYLDEKGYLEVETPMMHSIAGGASAKPFITHHNALDMQLYMRIAIELHLKRLIVGGLEKVYEIGRVFRNEGLSTRHNPEFTMIELYEAYADYNDIMELTENLIAHVAQEVLGTQEVQYGEHTVQLTPKWKRQHMVDAIAEHTGVNFWTRMSKEEAHALAKENNVEIEARMDFGHVVNEFFEQKVEHLLVQPTFIYGHPVDISPLAKKNAEDDRFTDRFELFIVGREYANAFTELNDPIDQRQRFEAQLKEREAGNDEAHEMDEDFIEALEYGMPPTGGLGIGVDRLVMLLANAPSIRDVLLFPLMRHK
- the dusB gene encoding tRNA dihydrouridine synthase DusB yields the protein MFKIGDITIPNKVVLAPMAGVCNSAFRLTVKEFGAGLVCAEMVSDKGIMFKNEKTLNMLYIDEREKPMSLQIFGGEKDSLVEAAKFVDENSTADIIDINMGCPVPKITKCDAGAKWLLDPNKIYEMVSAVVDAVKKPVTVKMRMGWDSDHIYAVENAQAIERAGGQAVSLHGRTRVQMYEGHANWDIIREVKQAVSIPVIGNGDVETPQDAQRLLDTTGADGVMIGRAALGNPWMIYRTVKYLETGEIVGEPSPQEKIDVCMLHMDRLIALKNEDIAVKEMRKHAAWYLKGLKGNAQARKLINHCETRDHIADVLNEFIQQFDHEGQQAV
- a CDS encoding helix-turn-helix domain-containing protein, producing the protein MEADQWGRRIRAFRKLKGFTQQKFARHVGVSVSVLGDIERGNRVPDDVLVADIARSLDVTIEELTPSKHKER
- the folK gene encoding 2-amino-4-hydroxy-6-hydroxymethyldihydropteridine diphosphokinase, whose amino-acid sequence is MNSYFIALGSNIGDRENYLKLAVYDLQALPSIEVVKLSSIYETDPVGFEEQSQFLNMVVELRSPLSPDELFQYTSSVEKKHHRTRDVYWGPRTLDIDILLYNMENVKTDDLDIPHPRMAQRLFVLRPLSDVLSGTFVIPGEAQSLSELIDHLPDKKGVYVWKQTSGDDVFALFES
- the folB gene encoding dihydroneopterin aldolase, encoding MDKIIVKGMSFYGYHGVFSEENKLGQRFLADIELYCDLRAAGENDDLQQTVNYAAIFETVQKVIEGEPVKLLEALAERIAANIFSKFEIVDGLSLRIIKPDPPIPGHYEHVAIEIERMRSTS
- the folP gene encoding dihydropteroate synthase, which gives rise to MESKPRTTLTRAALATKTHVMGIVNATPDSFSDGGKYNTVETATAHGIKLVEEGADVLDVGGESTRPGAELVDAEEEILRVIPVIRSLAAETDVPISIDTYKASVAEAAVKAGATVINDVWGGIIDPDILTVAANADAHYVLTHNRTTTDYADFNTDVLADLERQIEIALKAGIKDDHLILDPGIGFAKTPQQNMDMMRQLHTICAWPYPVLLGTSRKSFIGQVLDLPVDQRLEGTGATVCYGVMQGVAMVRVHDVQAMGRMTKMMDALLGKGEQRG
- the pabC gene encoding aminodeoxychorismate lyase; translated protein: MHIYMNGRILKESEWSVSLLDHGFLYGAACFETFRTYDGHPFLFEDHWERLKRSLNALQVEWSMTKDECLDALQLLLAQEVEQDRYIRLTVTAGEEGIGLSGRPYQAPNVIMYSKALDKNAPVRKKGHFLRTRRNTPEGDFRMKAHHYINNILARQEVKDTQTEGLFLSQGGHVAEGILSNLFWVKERVVYTPDCCTGALDGITRQFVLRLCDVLGIKAEIGCYTPEHALSASEAFVTNSVQGIVPLIGMGDNEMVVEDSTITQQLQKAYQEYTHHLMGRNEIGL
- the pabA gene encoding aminodeoxychorismate/anthranilate synthase component II — protein: MILMIDNYDSFTYNLVQYIGELGKPIVVKRNNEITVDEILQMAPEAVVISPGPCSPDEAGISLEVAEKVPYHIPVLGVCLGHQSIAQAFGGKVVRAERLMHGKTSPIMHDGKTIFHGLDNPFIATRYHSLIVERPSLPACFDISAETAEGEIMAIRHKELPLEAVQFHPESIMTDAGKTLLKNFLTMYTKEPGKEKECTSI